One genomic window of Providencia hangzhouensis includes the following:
- the otnI gene encoding 2-oxo-tetronate isomerase produces the protein MAKFAANLSMMFTEVPFIQRFERAANAGFKGVEYLFPYEEDADVIAGELSKHHLTQALFNMPAGNWAQGERGMASIPGREKEFAEGVQTALKYAKALGCKQVHAMAGKVNENYTLEQQTACYIKNIQYAADVMAEHGIRVLIEPINTRDMPGYFLTTQKQAEALLPEIARENVFIQLDLYHCQIMEGDLLKTIERLWGKFSHIQIASVPYRHEPDSGEVNYPWIFKQLDEMGYEGWLGCEYHPAGRTEDGLGWLKQANS, from the coding sequence ATGGCTAAATTTGCTGCAAATTTAAGCATGATGTTTACCGAAGTGCCTTTTATACAGCGCTTTGAACGTGCTGCAAATGCGGGGTTCAAAGGTGTCGAATACCTCTTCCCTTATGAAGAAGATGCCGATGTCATTGCGGGGGAGCTGAGTAAACACCATCTAACACAAGCTCTGTTTAATATGCCAGCGGGAAATTGGGCACAAGGGGAGCGTGGTATGGCTTCGATCCCAGGTCGTGAGAAAGAATTTGCCGAAGGCGTACAAACGGCCTTGAAATACGCAAAAGCCTTAGGCTGTAAACAAGTTCATGCGATGGCGGGGAAAGTGAATGAAAACTATACACTTGAACAGCAAACTGCATGCTATATCAAAAATATTCAATATGCGGCGGATGTGATGGCTGAGCACGGTATTCGTGTGCTTATCGAACCCATCAATACCCGCGATATGCCCGGATACTTTTTGACGACACAAAAACAAGCTGAAGCATTACTACCTGAAATTGCTCGTGAAAATGTATTTATCCAGTTGGATTTATATCACTGCCAAATTATGGAAGGTGATTTATTGAAAACAATTGAACGTTTATGGGGTAAATTTAGTCACATTCAGATAGCGTCAGTTCCTTATCGTCATGAACCGGATAGCGGTGAAGTCAATTACCCATGGATTTTTAAGCAGTTGGATGAAATGGGGTATGAAGGCTGGTTAGGATGTGAATACCATCCTGCAGGCCGCACCGAAGATGGATTAGGCTGGCTTAAACAAGCAAATTCATAA
- the udp gene encoding uridine phosphorylase, translating into MSDVFHLGLKKSDLQGATVAIVPGDPNRVEKIARLMDNPVHLASLREYTSWRGEVDGKAVIVCSTGIGGPSTSIAVEELAQLGIRTFLRIGTTGAIQEDINVGDVLVTTGAVRLDGASQHFAPLEYPAVADFDCTNALYAAAKDAGATVHVGVTASSDTFYPGQERYDTYTGRVMRHFRGSMKEWQDMGVMNYEMESATLLTMCSSSKGLRAGMVAGVIVNRTQQEIPNEALLKKTEGNVLSIVVEAARRLL; encoded by the coding sequence ATGTCTGACGTTTTCCACTTAGGTTTAAAGAAAAGTGACTTACAGGGTGCGACCGTAGCGATTGTTCCTGGGGATCCTAACCGTGTTGAAAAAATTGCACGTCTGATGGATAACCCTGTACACCTTGCGTCATTGCGTGAATACACCTCTTGGCGTGGTGAGGTTGACGGAAAAGCCGTCATTGTTTGTTCAACCGGTATCGGTGGCCCATCAACGTCTATTGCAGTCGAAGAACTTGCGCAGCTTGGTATTCGCACTTTCTTACGTATTGGTACAACAGGTGCAATCCAAGAAGATATCAATGTCGGTGATGTTTTAGTGACAACTGGAGCAGTTCGCTTAGACGGTGCTAGCCAACACTTCGCGCCATTAGAATACCCAGCAGTTGCCGATTTTGATTGTACCAATGCGCTTTATGCCGCAGCGAAAGATGCAGGTGCAACCGTTCATGTTGGTGTAACTGCATCATCTGATACCTTCTACCCAGGTCAAGAGCGTTATGATACCTATACTGGCCGTGTGATGCGTCATTTCAGAGGTTCGATGAAAGAGTGGCAAGACATGGGCGTGATGAACTACGAAATGGAATCAGCCACATTGCTGACTATGTGTTCTAGTAGTAAAGGGTTACGTGCTGGTATGGTTGCGGGTGTTATCGTAAATCGTACCCAACAAGAAATTCCAAATGAAGCGTTACTGAAGAAAACTGAAGGTAACGTATTAAGTATTGTGGTTGAAGCTGCACGCCGCTTACTGTAG
- a CDS encoding DedA family protein: MTLNEIVTIVTDFTREHEVWALPIIFFLAFGESLAFLSLLLPATVILLALGALIGESNITFWPIWLAAALGAFFGDWLSYWIGYHYKENVRHMWPISRNPQMIDKGQRFFDRWGIWGIFFGRFFGPLRAIVPLVAGICAMPQRHFQLANIASAMIWAFGILAPGALGLKWFASWIG, from the coding sequence GTGACACTCAATGAAATTGTCACCATAGTGACGGACTTTACACGCGAACATGAAGTATGGGCGCTTCCTATTATTTTCTTTTTGGCGTTTGGGGAATCTTTGGCATTTTTGTCACTCCTGTTACCAGCAACGGTTATTTTACTCGCGCTTGGCGCTTTAATTGGTGAAAGTAATATTACTTTCTGGCCAATATGGTTAGCAGCAGCTCTCGGTGCTTTCTTTGGGGACTGGCTCTCTTATTGGATTGGTTATCATTACAAAGAAAATGTACGCCATATGTGGCCGATTTCTCGTAACCCACAAATGATTGATAAAGGGCAGCGTTTCTTTGACCGATGGGGTATTTGGGGAATTTTCTTTGGGCGCTTCTTCGGGCCGTTACGAGCTATTGTTCCCTTGGTTGCAGGGATTTGCGCCATGCCACAACGGCATTTCCAACTTGCGAATATTGCTTCTGCGATGATTTGGGCATTTGGTATTTTAGCGCCGGGAGCGCTCGGCCTGAAATGGTTCGCAAGTTGGATAGGCTAA
- a CDS encoding GntP family permease has translation MSYIPIIGLAVAIFVLIFLVLRTRVHALLAMLIAAAIAGISGGLTAAETVTVITKGFGSTLGSIGIVIGLGVMMGRVLEVSGAAEQIAYSFIKWLGKKREEWALAITGYIVSIPIFVDSAFVILYPLAKALAKNGKRSILTLGVALAGGLVVTHHTVPPTPGPLGVAGIFGVDVGAMILAGMSLAIPCVIGIVLYAKWLGTKYPEFMPDETGSEDLKEVHARYMEEKANKPLPSLFLSLLPIITPILLIFINAINGLILKTESFQGMESNWYFQTFEFLGAPIIALSISVLISVYTLMPKATKEEVIDRMEEGLQAAGIILLVTGAGGALGAVLRDSGTGNILAEHVANLPITPVLIPFIIATLVRLIQGSGTVAMITAASISAPIISQIPDINLLVAAQAATMGSLFFGYFNDSLYWVVNRMMGIKDVKQQIIVWSIPTTIAWAIGLVGVLVLDVIL, from the coding sequence ATGTCCTATATTCCTATTATTGGCCTCGCAGTGGCCATATTTGTCCTGATCTTCTTAGTATTACGAACGCGTGTTCATGCGTTATTAGCAATGCTAATTGCCGCAGCAATCGCAGGTATATCCGGTGGTTTGACCGCAGCAGAGACAGTGACAGTCATTACAAAAGGCTTTGGGTCAACACTCGGTAGCATCGGTATTGTTATCGGACTCGGGGTAATGATGGGAAGGGTGCTGGAAGTTTCAGGTGCTGCTGAACAGATCGCTTATAGCTTTATCAAATGGTTAGGAAAAAAGCGTGAAGAATGGGCGTTGGCAATTACCGGTTATATTGTCAGTATTCCTATCTTCGTTGATTCCGCTTTTGTGATTTTATACCCATTGGCAAAAGCATTAGCCAAAAATGGTAAACGTAGCATACTAACTTTAGGCGTTGCACTCGCTGGTGGGTTAGTGGTGACACACCACACCGTTCCACCAACACCTGGGCCTTTAGGCGTGGCAGGGATCTTTGGTGTCGATGTTGGCGCAATGATCCTGGCAGGAATGAGCCTCGCTATTCCTTGTGTTATCGGTATTGTTCTTTACGCAAAATGGTTAGGGACTAAATACCCTGAATTTATGCCAGATGAAACGGGTAGTGAAGACCTGAAAGAAGTTCACGCTCGTTATATGGAAGAAAAAGCGAATAAACCATTACCAAGCCTGTTCTTATCGCTTTTACCGATTATTACGCCTATTTTGTTAATTTTCATAAATGCAATTAATGGATTAATTCTTAAAACAGAATCTTTCCAAGGTATGGAAAGCAATTGGTATTTCCAAACATTTGAATTTTTAGGCGCACCCATTATTGCATTATCAATTAGTGTGTTGATCTCTGTTTACACATTAATGCCAAAAGCAACGAAAGAAGAAGTCATCGACCGTATGGAAGAAGGCTTACAAGCAGCCGGTATTATTCTGCTTGTTACGGGGGCTGGTGGTGCATTAGGCGCGGTACTGCGCGATAGTGGCACAGGAAACATTCTTGCTGAGCATGTAGCAAATCTGCCAATTACACCTGTATTGATTCCGTTTATCATCGCGACGTTGGTTCGTTTGATTCAAGGTTCGGGTACAGTAGCAATGATTACCGCAGCATCTATTTCTGCACCAATCATTAGCCAAATACCTGATATTAACTTATTGGTCGCAGCGCAAGCGGCAACCATGGGATCTCTGTTCTTCGGTTACTTTAACGACAGCCTGTATTGGGTTGTGAACAGAATGATGGGAATTAAGGACGTTAAACAGCAAATCATTGTTTGGTCTATTCCGACCACCATTGCGTGGGCAATAGGTCTAGTTGGTGTCCTCGTTCTTGATGTAATTCTCTAA
- the rmuC gene encoding DNA recombination protein RmuC: MDTSLLYAVIGALSGVLVGGLAAWFSIAQKIAQKDQELQQLNRQLAASDEKNIHLAQWKEEYDRLDQELRTQRDINREQEAELREVITRFEQNQLANEEKQRILQNSEQRLTAQFENLANRIFEQNERRASEQQQKSLLAMLSPFREQLEGFRQQVQQSFGEEAKERHTLAYEIRQLQQLNNQMTKEAVNLTRALKGDNKIQGNWGETILTRILEVSGLREGSEFETQVSINTSYNSRYQPDVIIHLPEGKDVVVDAKMSLVSYEQYFNSEDPHEQQQALKNHVASIRNHMRMLSRKDYHQLPGIRSLDYVLMFIPIEPAYLLALKEAPELLDEGIKQNIMLVCPSTLLVAVRTINNIWRYERQGQNAQEIANRAAKMYDKLRLFVDDMQVLGTSLDKANNTYLSAMKRLAEGRGNLISQAESFKELGVEIKQPIQPQLVERSDTSNCAES, encoded by the coding sequence GTGGATACCTCTCTTTTATATGCTGTTATTGGTGCGTTGAGTGGCGTTTTAGTTGGTGGTTTAGCCGCTTGGTTCTCTATTGCCCAAAAAATTGCGCAAAAAGATCAGGAACTACAACAACTCAACCGCCAACTTGCTGCAAGTGACGAAAAAAACATCCACCTTGCGCAATGGAAAGAAGAGTATGACAGGCTAGATCAAGAATTGCGCACTCAAAGGGATATTAACCGAGAACAAGAAGCGGAGCTTCGCGAAGTTATCACTCGTTTTGAACAGAACCAGCTAGCCAACGAAGAAAAACAGCGAATTTTACAAAATAGCGAACAACGGCTGACAGCACAATTCGAAAACTTAGCAAATCGTATTTTTGAACAAAATGAGCGTCGTGCATCAGAGCAACAACAAAAAAGCCTATTGGCGATGCTGTCACCTTTTCGTGAGCAATTAGAAGGTTTTCGTCAGCAAGTTCAGCAAAGTTTTGGTGAAGAAGCGAAAGAACGCCACACTTTAGCCTATGAAATTCGGCAATTACAGCAGCTCAATAATCAAATGACCAAAGAAGCGGTTAACCTGACACGAGCCTTGAAAGGGGATAACAAAATTCAAGGAAACTGGGGGGAAACTATTCTTACCAGGATCCTCGAAGTCTCAGGTTTACGTGAAGGAAGTGAGTTTGAAACCCAAGTTAGCATCAATACAAGTTATAATAGCCGCTATCAACCGGATGTGATTATCCATCTTCCTGAAGGGAAAGATGTGGTTGTTGATGCCAAAATGTCGTTGGTTTCCTATGAACAGTACTTCAATAGCGAAGATCCACATGAACAGCAACAGGCGTTAAAAAACCATGTGGCATCTATCCGCAATCACATGCGTATGCTAAGCCGCAAGGATTACCATCAGTTACCGGGAATTCGTTCATTAGATTACGTTTTAATGTTTATCCCTATTGAACCTGCGTATTTACTGGCTTTGAAAGAAGCACCTGAGTTACTTGATGAAGGAATTAAACAGAATATTATGTTAGTTTGTCCTTCGACATTGTTAGTGGCGGTGAGGACAATTAATAATATTTGGCGGTATGAACGCCAAGGGCAAAATGCCCAGGAGATAGCAAATAGAGCAGCGAAAATGTATGACAAGCTGCGCTTGTTTGTGGATGATATGCAGGTTTTAGGCACCAGTCTTGATAAAGCAAATAATACTTACCTATCGGCAATGAAACGCCTTGCCGAAGGGCGTGGAAATTTAATTAGCCAGGCGGAAAGTTTTAAAGAGCTTGGGGTCGAAATTAAACAACCTATCCAGCCCCAATTGGTTGAGCGATCAGATACGTCTAATTGTGCGGAATCTTAG
- the denD gene encoding D-erythronate dehydrogenase produces the protein MKVIITGGAGFLGQQLAAALLKNSQGLKFDHLVLADIQCPTSPVEDARVSCVALDLTQAGAADKLIDAQTDVVFHLAAIVSSHAESDFDLGMKVNFEATRQLLEVARAKNPAIKFMFTSSLAVFGGELPDVITDLCVVNPQSSYGAQKAMCELMVNDYSRKGFVDGRVMRLPTISIRPGVPNKAASSFASGIIREPLNGVESVCPVSPDLALWLSSPETVINNFIHAVSIPAEKFGKSRTVNLPGITVTVQGMIDALRDVAGQEAVDLIRFEPDEAINRIVASWPGKFDISRALDLGFRADGSFGDAIRSFITHHGSSK, from the coding sequence ATGAAAGTTATTATTACTGGTGGCGCAGGCTTTCTGGGCCAGCAGCTAGCCGCTGCTTTGCTTAAAAATAGCCAGGGTTTAAAATTTGACCACCTTGTTTTAGCCGATATTCAATGCCCTACATCACCGGTTGAAGATGCCAGAGTCAGTTGCGTCGCGTTAGATTTAACGCAAGCAGGGGCGGCTGATAAACTGATTGATGCACAAACCGATGTGGTTTTCCACCTTGCAGCTATCGTAAGTAGCCATGCTGAAAGTGATTTTGACTTGGGTATGAAGGTTAACTTTGAAGCCACTCGTCAATTATTGGAAGTCGCTCGTGCCAAGAACCCTGCAATCAAATTTATGTTCACCAGCTCCCTCGCTGTGTTTGGTGGTGAGCTACCTGATGTCATCACAGACTTGTGTGTCGTTAACCCACAATCGTCCTATGGTGCTCAAAAAGCCATGTGTGAATTGATGGTCAATGACTATTCACGTAAAGGCTTTGTTGATGGCCGTGTGATGCGTTTACCAACCATTAGTATTCGTCCGGGTGTGCCAAATAAAGCGGCCTCTTCATTCGCAAGTGGCATTATTCGCGAGCCATTAAATGGGGTTGAAAGTGTTTGTCCTGTCTCCCCTGACCTAGCGCTGTGGTTATCTAGCCCTGAAACTGTGATTAACAACTTTATTCATGCGGTCAGTATCCCTGCTGAAAAATTTGGTAAATCACGCACTGTGAACCTGCCAGGTATCACCGTTACCGTCCAAGGTATGATCGATGCTCTACGTGATGTTGCAGGCCAAGAAGCTGTGGATCTTATTCGCTTTGAGCCTGATGAAGCCATTAACCGTATTGTGGCGAGCTGGCCGGGCAAATTTGATATCAGCCGTGCATTGGATCTCGGTTTTCGTGCAGATGGCTCGTTTGGTGATGCGATCCGTTCGTTTATCACCCACCACGGTTCGTCTAAGTAG
- the ubiE gene encoding bifunctional demethylmenaquinone methyltransferase/2-methoxy-6-polyprenyl-1,4-benzoquinol methylase UbiE: MTEPTKETIDFGFRTVGKEDKAGLVANVFHSVASKYDLMNDLMSFGIHRIWKRFTIEASGVRRNQRVLDLAGGTGDLTAKFSRLVGEKGEVILADINDSMLKMGREKLRDLGIVGNVNYVQANAEELPFPDNYFDCITISFGLRNVTDKDKALRSMFRVLKPGGRLLVLEFSKPIIEPLNKAYDAYSFHILPRIGQAIVNDPDSYRYLAESIRMHPNQETLKGMMENAGFEQVTYTNMTGGIVALHKGFKF, translated from the coding sequence ATGACTGAACCAACTAAAGAAACCATTGATTTCGGTTTCCGTACTGTCGGCAAAGAAGATAAAGCTGGCCTAGTAGCGAATGTTTTTCACTCAGTAGCATCAAAATATGACTTAATGAATGATTTGATGTCATTCGGTATCCATCGTATTTGGAAGCGTTTTACCATTGAAGCGAGTGGGGTACGTCGTAATCAACGAGTACTTGACCTTGCAGGTGGAACGGGTGACTTAACCGCTAAATTTTCACGTTTAGTCGGTGAAAAAGGTGAGGTCATACTCGCAGATATTAATGATTCAATGCTAAAAATGGGGCGTGAGAAATTACGTGACCTAGGCATTGTTGGTAATGTTAATTATGTACAAGCCAATGCAGAAGAACTGCCATTCCCTGATAACTATTTTGATTGCATTACTATCTCTTTTGGTTTGCGTAATGTCACCGATAAAGACAAAGCGCTACGCTCTATGTTCCGAGTGTTAAAGCCGGGTGGGCGCTTATTGGTGTTAGAGTTCTCTAAGCCAATTATTGAGCCACTGAATAAAGCTTATGATGCCTATTCATTCCATATACTCCCTCGTATTGGTCAGGCGATCGTTAATGATCCCGATAGCTATCGCTATTTAGCTGAGTCAATCCGTATGCATCCAAACCAAGAAACACTAAAAGGTATGATGGAAAATGCAGGGTTTGAACAGGTGACGTACACTAATATGACAGGTGGAATTGTCGCATTGCATAAAGGGTTTAAATTCTAA
- a CDS encoding tyrosine-protein phosphatase codes for MSTTPYLHPSVLPLKGGINFRDLGGKKLANGGKIKPRVLFRSGALDRLTQEDEAVLRSQNLFQIIDYRDEAEILDKPDVIWQGAHYVHAPANPLAKEVTANLDKLTPEILEQFDPQAFMFRLYELLPLNNPAYYQLVNLLKQPEKGGIVQHCAVGKDRTGVGSALVLFALGADLDTVMEDYLLTNETLAPYRKHLLEEHAKTMDESIVKKFEYVYSVREDFLRTALNSIESHYGNVDQWLEKDFGLGRQQREALQSQFLD; via the coding sequence ATGTCAACAACACCTTATCTTCATCCTTCTGTTTTGCCTTTAAAAGGCGGTATTAACTTCCGCGATCTTGGTGGTAAAAAACTCGCTAATGGTGGGAAGATCAAGCCTAGAGTCCTGTTTCGTTCCGGTGCGTTAGACCGATTAACTCAAGAGGACGAAGCTGTTCTACGTTCACAAAATCTTTTCCAAATCATTGATTATCGTGATGAAGCTGAAATCTTAGATAAGCCTGATGTCATTTGGCAAGGCGCACATTATGTGCATGCACCAGCAAATCCGTTAGCAAAAGAGGTCACAGCAAATTTAGATAAACTTACGCCAGAAATATTGGAACAATTTGACCCGCAAGCTTTTATGTTCCGTTTATATGAATTATTACCACTGAACAATCCTGCTTATTACCAATTGGTCAATTTACTCAAACAGCCAGAAAAAGGTGGTATCGTACAACACTGTGCGGTAGGAAAAGACCGTACAGGCGTCGGGTCCGCATTAGTATTATTTGCTTTAGGTGCAGATTTAGACACTGTAATGGAAGATTACTTACTGACTAATGAAACACTTGCACCATACCGCAAGCATTTACTCGAAGAGCATGCAAAAACGATGGACGAAAGCATTGTGAAAAAATTTGAGTATGTCTATTCGGTACGTGAAGACTTTTTAAGAACGGCTCTAAACAGTATTGAAAGCCATTATGGCAATGTTGACCAATGGCTAGAAAAAGATTTTGGCTTAGGAAGGCAACAACGAGAAGCACTGCAGAGTCAGTTTTTGGACTAA
- a CDS encoding DeoR/GlpR family DNA-binding transcription regulator, with translation MLPSERRDFIYRYVHEHQTVSISDLVELMNVSHMTVRRDIRMLEEEGKVLSISGGVKLNDVLRQELPWSEKARLHHRHKREIGQFASSLVEDGQVVYLDAGTTTFEIARVLGERFNLTIVTNDFSIMQYLMNKSQLNLYHTGGLVDKRNHSSVGNTAAMMLKTLNVDIAFISTSSWDLQHGVSTPHEEKVQIKQTLLDVARRCVLVSDSSKFGKYGMFRVCPLNQLHDIICDDQLPTDVVQRITEQNIKLHLIKT, from the coding sequence ATGCTCCCTTCTGAGCGTCGTGATTTTATTTACCGTTACGTGCATGAACATCAAACCGTATCGATCAGTGACTTGGTTGAGCTAATGAATGTCTCTCATATGACAGTGCGACGTGATATTCGGATGTTAGAAGAAGAAGGGAAGGTACTCAGTATTAGTGGTGGCGTTAAGTTAAATGATGTGCTGCGCCAAGAGTTACCTTGGAGTGAAAAAGCGCGGTTACATCATCGCCATAAGCGTGAAATTGGCCAGTTTGCCAGCTCACTAGTTGAAGATGGGCAAGTGGTGTATCTCGATGCGGGAACAACTACCTTTGAGATAGCACGCGTACTCGGCGAGCGTTTCAACTTAACGATTGTCACTAATGATTTTTCGATTATGCAGTACTTAATGAATAAGTCGCAGCTAAACCTATACCACACCGGGGGATTGGTGGATAAACGTAACCATTCTAGTGTAGGAAATACGGCTGCGATGATGCTGAAAACCCTCAATGTTGATATTGCTTTTATCAGCACCAGTTCATGGGATTTGCAGCACGGGGTTTCTACCCCGCATGAGGAAAAGGTTCAGATAAAACAAACGCTATTGGATGTTGCTCGCCGTTGTGTGCTGGTTTCAGACAGTAGTAAGTTCGGCAAATATGGCATGTTTCGTGTTTGCCCATTGAATCAATTGCACGACATCATTTGTGATGACCAATTACCAACTGATGTGGTGCAGCGGATAACAGAACAAAACATAAAACTTCATTTAATCAAGACATAA